CCGATTACGACTGGATTCTGGAACGAGACCCGAGTGATGCCTCAGCCCTCTACAACCTCGGCAATGTCCGTGGATCAGAGGGAGAATGGCAGGAAGCCCAGCGTCTTTATCGCTTAGCCGCTGATGCAAGGCCAGGATTTGCAATGGCGCGATCCAGTGACGCTCTGGCTCTCTACCAACTCAATGATCTGAAAGAAGCAGAACGAAATTTGCGCAATCTGATCCGGCGCTACCCCTTGTTCGCCGATGCCAGAGCAGCTTTGAGTGCTTTGCTCTGGAGTGAAGGTTCGCGCGGTGAAGCGGAAAGCCATTGGGCCGCTGCTTCAGGTCTTGATCCCAGTTATCGCGATGCCGCCTGGCTGGCCGAGGTGCGTCGCTGGCCGCCACGGCCGATTGCCGATCTCGAGCGCTTTCTCGCTCTGGAGGTGTCATGAATCTCACTGCTACCTGGTCCGAGCGTTTGGACGCGCTGTTGCCGGAGTTGATTGAGTTGCGTCGTCACCTGCATGCCCATCCTGAGCTCAGTGGAGAAGAGCATCAAACCGCTGCACTGATTGCAGGTGATCTGCGCCAGGCCGGTTGGCGTGTTCGCGAAGGCGTTGGACGCACGGGTGTGGTGGCTGATCTTGGCCCCGAGCAGGGTCCGAAACTCGGCTTGCGCGTTGATATGGATGCACTGCCGATTGAGGAGAAAACGGACTTGCCCTATGCCTCCCTGAGGCAGGGCGTGATGCATGCCTGCGGCCATGACCTTCACAGCACGGTTGGTTTGGGCGTGGCCAAGTTGTTGGCAGCTGAGTCGCACTTACCTGTTGGGATGCGCTTGTTGTTTCAGCCAGCAGAGGAAATCGCTCAGGGGGCTCGCTGGATGCGTGAGGCAGGAGCCACTGATGGTCTTCAAGCGTTGTTCGGTTTGCATGTGTTCCCCTCTTTGCCTGTGGGCAGCGTGGGTTTGCGTAGCGGCAGCCTCACAGCGGCGGCTGGCGAGCTGGAAATTGAGATCAACGGCCAGGCTGGCCACGGCGCCAGGCCTCATCAGTCGGTGGATGCGATCTGGATCGCCTCGAGGGTGGTCACCGGACTCCAGGAAGCGATCAGTCGCAGGCTTGATGCCCTGCATCCGGTGGTGGTGAGCTTTGGGCGTATCGAAGGAGGCAAGGCGTTCAATGTGATTGCCGACCGGGTCACTCTTCTGGGAACAGTGCGCTGTCTGTCCAACGATCTGCACGATCATCTCCCCCGTTGGATCGAGGAGACCGTGCGAGCTCTTTGTGAGGGTTTCGGTGCAACAGCAACGGTTCGCTATCGCTGTATTGCTCCACCGGTGGATAACGACACCAGACTCACGGCCCTGCTTGAGCGCTGTGCCATCGAGCAGCTTGGCCCAGATCAGGTCTTGCGCTTGGAACAGCCCTCTTTGGGTGCCGAGGATTTCGCAGAGTTGATCCGGGATGTGCCTGGCATGATGTTTCGACTCGGTGTGGCGGGCCCTGAGGGATGTGCCCCACTCCACAACGGTCACTTTCTGCCTGATGAACGCTGCCTAGGGGTCGGAATCCGGGTGCTCACAGCAGCGATGCTGGCTTGGGAACCGACGACATGAATCGTCCGCCTCGTACCCGTTTGCATGTGTTGTTGTCCTTGGCAGCGCCTCTGCTGGTGTGCCTTGGGGTTCTGGCGCTTGTCCAGCGAGAGGGTACCGAGCGTTGGCAGTCTGTTCCTGCCATCCTGGTTGGCTCTGGCTTGGTGATCCACGCAGTGGTGGGTCGTCGTCGACGGCGGCACAAGCTGCTGGTGGCCTTGCGAAGCAGTCGTTTTCTGGAGGATTGAATTGATGGCGTTCACACCGCAAAAGCCTCAGGGCGGTGAACCTGATCTCAAGGCCCTTAGAGAGGCGATCAGTTCTGGTGATCCTTTGCGAGCCATGCCGGCCCTCACCCAGTTGCGCTTCTGCAGTGATGAGGACGCTGTTCCTCTCTTGGTGCTGGGCAGTGAGCAGGAGGCTTTTCTCGTGCGTTCCTTGAGCTGCAGCGGTTTGGGCTACAAGCGCACCGAGCAGGGTTGGACCGTGTTGGAGCGGCGGCTGCGCAGTGATGGTGATGCGAATGTGCGTGCCGAAGCTGCCAATGCCCTTGTCAGCTATGGCGTTGCCCGAGCCTGGCCCTTACTCAAGGCAGCATTCGACGCCGACAGTGCATGGCTGGTGCGCTGCAGCATTCTTTCTGCTCTGGCGGAACAGCCTGAGATCGATTTCGGTTGGCTGCTCGACCTGGCCAGTGCCGCGATCATCGATGACGACGGAACGGTTCGTGTCAGCGGAGCCGAAATTCTGGGCCGGATTGTTCGTGAAAGGGCTGATCAGCAAATTGGTGAGCAAGCCAGAGCTCTGTTGTTGCCACTGCAGCAAGACGTAGACCATCGAGTCATTGCAGCTGCTCTGAACGGATTGCAGCTGCGTTGACGGTGTGTTCTCAATGGCGTTGCTAGTAATTGGGCACCACTAGGGGTGCCTTGGATCGTTCGCGATCCTTCTGGCTGAGATCACACCCTCTGAACCTGATCCGGGTCATTCCGGCGATAGGGAAGTGACCAATGTGATCCTCAGTTAGCTGGCTGGCCCCTGGCAGTTCCTTCGCTGAATGGATCATGCGTGCTTCCTGGGTTCAGTCCCGTCGCGGACAGTCCAACGTTTCCCAGATGCATTTCGCCCGTCAGGGCGTGGTGACCGAGGAGATGGTCTACGTGGCCAGGAGGGAAAACCTTCCTGAGACCTTGGTGATGGAGGAGGTGGCACGGGGCCGCATGGTCATCCCCGCCAATATCAACCATGAAAATCTTGAGCCCATGGCGATTGGGATCGCCAGCAAGTGCAAGGTGAATGCAAATATCGGCGCTTCACCCAATGCCTCGGACGCTGAGGAAGAGGTCAAAAAGCTGAATCTGGCTGTGAAATACGGTGCCGACACCGTGATGGACCTGTCCACCGGCGGTGTCAATCTTGATGATGTACGCACCGCGATTATCAAGGCTTCACCCGTGCCAATCGGCACCGTTCCTGTTTATCAGGCTCTGGAAAGTGTGCATGGGTCGATTGAACGTCTCTCGGAGGATGACTTTCTCCACATCATCGAGAAGCACTGTCAGCAAGGTGTCGACTACCAGACGATTCACGCTGGCCTGCTGATCGAACATCTGGTCAAGGTGAAGGGTCGCATCACCGGGATCGTCAGTCGTGGCGGCGGCATCCTCGCCCAGTGGATGCTTTATCACCATCGCCAGAACCCTCTCTACACCCGCTTCGACGACATCTGTGAGATTTTCAAGCGCTACGACTGCACGTTCTCGCTGGGTGATTCATTGCGGCCGGGGTGTCAGCATGATGCTTCGGATGCGGCGCAGCTGGCTGAGCTCCACACCCTCGGTGATCTAACGCGTCGTGCCTGGGAGAAAGATATTCAGGTGATGGTTGAGGGTCCAGGCCATGTGCCGATGGATCAGATCGAGTTCAACGTGAAAAAGCAGATGGAGGAGTGCAATGAGGCTCCCTTCTATGTGCTCGGCCCCTTGGTAACTGACATCGCACCGGGGTATGACCACATCACCTCGGCGATTGGGGCAGCCATGGCTGGCTGGCATGGCACGGCGATGCTCTGCTATGTGACTCCGAAAGAGCATCTGGGTCTGCCCAATGCCGATGATGTACGTGAAGGCTTGATCGCTTACAAGATCGCCGCACATGCAGCAGATATCGCCCGGCATCGCCCCGGTGCCCGTGATCGAGATGATGAGCTCAGCCGGGCGCGTTATGCCTTTGATTGGAATAAGCAGTTTGAATTGTCACTGGATCCCGAGCGAGCCAAGCAGTACCACGATGAAACTCTTCCTGCTGATATTTACAAGCAGGCTGAATTCTGTTCGATGTGTGGACCCAAGCACTGCCCGATGCAGACCAAGATCACTGATGAGGAT
This genomic window from Synechococcus sp. MIT S9220 contains:
- a CDS encoding tetratricopeptide repeat protein, with protein sequence MQGLIGWFLPLCLIASPVSALAAEVDHLPELFDRALALSRAGDPQQALPVWDQVLDLAPNDAAAWSNRGNIRLMLGDPEGAIADQTRSMELAPNDADPHLNRGTAEEALQRWSEAAADYDWILERDPSDASALYNLGNVRGSEGEWQEAQRLYRLAADARPGFAMARSSDALALYQLNDLKEAERNLRNLIRRYPLFADARAALSALLWSEGSRGEAESHWAAASGLDPSYRDAAWLAEVRRWPPRPIADLERFLALEVS
- a CDS encoding amidohydrolase, with the translated sequence MNLTATWSERLDALLPELIELRRHLHAHPELSGEEHQTAALIAGDLRQAGWRVREGVGRTGVVADLGPEQGPKLGLRVDMDALPIEEKTDLPYASLRQGVMHACGHDLHSTVGLGVAKLLAAESHLPVGMRLLFQPAEEIAQGARWMREAGATDGLQALFGLHVFPSLPVGSVGLRSGSLTAAAGELEIEINGQAGHGARPHQSVDAIWIASRVVTGLQEAISRRLDALHPVVVSFGRIEGGKAFNVIADRVTLLGTVRCLSNDLHDHLPRWIEETVRALCEGFGATATVRYRCIAPPVDNDTRLTALLERCAIEQLGPDQVLRLEQPSLGAEDFAELIRDVPGMMFRLGVAGPEGCAPLHNGHFLPDERCLGVGIRVLTAAMLAWEPTT
- a CDS encoding DUF3188 domain-containing protein, yielding MNRPPRTRLHVLLSLAAPLLVCLGVLALVQREGTERWQSVPAILVGSGLVIHAVVGRRRRRHKLLVALRSSRFLED
- a CDS encoding HEAT repeat domain-containing protein, with the translated sequence MAFTPQKPQGGEPDLKALREAISSGDPLRAMPALTQLRFCSDEDAVPLLVLGSEQEAFLVRSLSCSGLGYKRTEQGWTVLERRLRSDGDANVRAEAANALVSYGVARAWPLLKAAFDADSAWLVRCSILSALAEQPEIDFGWLLDLASAAIIDDDGTVRVSGAEILGRIVRERADQQIGEQARALLLPLQQDVDHRVIAAALNGLQLR
- the thiC gene encoding phosphomethylpyrimidine synthase ThiC; translation: MRASWVQSRRGQSNVSQMHFARQGVVTEEMVYVARRENLPETLVMEEVARGRMVIPANINHENLEPMAIGIASKCKVNANIGASPNASDAEEEVKKLNLAVKYGADTVMDLSTGGVNLDDVRTAIIKASPVPIGTVPVYQALESVHGSIERLSEDDFLHIIEKHCQQGVDYQTIHAGLLIEHLVKVKGRITGIVSRGGGILAQWMLYHHRQNPLYTRFDDICEIFKRYDCTFSLGDSLRPGCQHDASDAAQLAELHTLGDLTRRAWEKDIQVMVEGPGHVPMDQIEFNVKKQMEECNEAPFYVLGPLVTDIAPGYDHITSAIGAAMAGWHGTAMLCYVTPKEHLGLPNADDVREGLIAYKIAAHAADIARHRPGARDRDDELSRARYAFDWNKQFELSLDPERAKQYHDETLPADIYKQAEFCSMCGPKHCPMQTKITDEDLEGLEKVLEVKGGTSYMASVKQRKEL